Proteins from a genomic interval of Pseudomonas asplenii:
- a CDS encoding efflux RND transporter permease subunit: MSLTRSAISSSRLTLFAALLILLVGVLTFLGFPSQEEPSVTVRDALVSIAFNGLPVERAEELLARPTEEKLRELPEIKNLVTTVRPGSVIIQVTAYDEIKDLAALWLKVRNKAAEAGAGFPAGTQGPFVDDDFGRVTVASVAVTAPGYSMGEMRGPIKRLRNQLYALPGVEQIELYGLQDERLYVDLDRQRLAAVGLSVQQLVQQLQGQNVIAMGGTPVLGGQNTTLTVSGEVLSEMQLRQLPLRLSNGETLPLQSVAKVSVGPADPPETAAVYQAQDAVVLAVSMQSGRNMQAFGKALRARLTELERQLPADFALHVVTFQPDVVHHEMQKMQHVMAETVVIVMAVVMLFLGWRTGLVVGAIVPLTILGSLIVMRAVGVELQTVSIAAIILALGLLVDNAIVIAEDIERRMHLGQDRRSAAEEAGRTLMIPLLTSSLVIVLAFSPFFLGQTSTNEYLRSLATVLAITLLGSWLLSVTVTPLLCCYFAKAPTRVQSHGHSDHYDSRFYRGYRRLIGALLNYPKCFLAGMLGLLAAAVVVLMHVPYDFLPKSDRLQFQIPLTLEPGSSSSATLQAVREISRWLSSDRDVLDSIGYVAGGGPRIVLGLNPPLPAPEVAYFTVSVREGADLDAVIERTRRYLLSEHPEVEAQPKRFSMGSTEAGMVIYRVIGPDEAVLREVAGKLEAALLALPGTEDVHNDWRTRLSRYTVQVDPYKARLANVGSTDIAQALQLRNDGIQVSSLQDGETVVPIVARETGSSGLDLGSTLIFPANGAAALPLSAIATLRSEFEPSTLQRRNLQRAITVVGHNPSLTASSIVERLAPQVAALNLPAGYRIELGGEIEDAAAANQALLKYLPHALVAILLLFIWQFNSFRKLFIVVASVPFVLIGVAVALLLTGYPFGFMATFGLLSLAGIIVNNAVLLLERIEAQSTDGVSLHDAVVMAAVMRLRPIVMTKLTCIVGLVPLMLFAGPLWKGMAITIMGGLALGTLVTLGLVPVLYTLLFGRVRPVSSTDA, translated from the coding sequence ATGAGCCTTACCCGCAGTGCGATCAGCTCCAGTCGCCTGACCTTGTTCGCCGCCTTGCTGATTCTGCTGGTCGGGGTGCTGACCTTCCTCGGTTTTCCCTCGCAGGAGGAGCCTTCGGTCACCGTCCGCGATGCGCTGGTGAGCATTGCCTTCAACGGGCTGCCGGTCGAACGGGCAGAAGAGCTGTTGGCCAGACCGACAGAAGAAAAGCTGCGTGAGTTGCCCGAGATCAAGAACCTGGTCACCACCGTGCGACCTGGCAGCGTGATCATCCAGGTCACGGCCTACGACGAAATCAAGGACCTGGCAGCGCTCTGGCTGAAAGTCAGAAACAAGGCCGCCGAGGCCGGTGCGGGCTTTCCTGCCGGGACCCAGGGGCCGTTCGTCGATGATGATTTCGGCCGGGTCACGGTGGCCTCGGTGGCAGTGACTGCGCCGGGCTACAGCATGGGGGAAATGCGCGGGCCGATCAAACGTCTGCGCAACCAGCTTTACGCCTTGCCAGGTGTCGAGCAGATCGAGCTGTATGGCTTGCAGGATGAGCGGCTGTACGTCGACCTTGATCGCCAGCGCCTGGCTGCTGTGGGCTTGTCCGTCCAGCAACTGGTCCAGCAACTGCAGGGGCAGAACGTCATCGCCATGGGCGGAACACCGGTATTGGGTGGGCAGAACACCACCCTGACGGTGTCCGGTGAAGTGCTCAGCGAGATGCAACTTCGACAGTTGCCGCTGCGATTGTCCAATGGCGAGACGCTGCCGTTGCAGAGTGTCGCCAAGGTTTCGGTGGGGCCTGCCGATCCGCCGGAGACGGCAGCGGTCTATCAGGCCCAGGATGCCGTGGTGTTGGCGGTTTCGATGCAGTCGGGCCGTAACATGCAGGCGTTCGGCAAGGCACTGCGTGCTCGTCTGACGGAACTGGAGCGTCAGTTGCCGGCGGACTTCGCCCTGCACGTGGTGACGTTCCAGCCGGATGTGGTTCATCACGAAATGCAGAAGATGCAGCATGTGATGGCAGAGACCGTGGTGATCGTCATGGCGGTGGTCATGCTCTTCCTCGGCTGGCGCACCGGCCTGGTGGTCGGCGCCATCGTGCCGCTGACCATTCTGGGCTCCCTCATTGTCATGCGCGCGGTGGGGGTCGAACTGCAGACCGTGTCGATCGCGGCGATCATCCTGGCGCTCGGCCTGCTGGTCGACAATGCAATTGTCATCGCCGAAGACATCGAGCGGCGGATGCACCTCGGGCAGGATCGACGTTCGGCGGCCGAAGAGGCCGGGCGTACCCTGATGATTCCGTTGCTGACCTCTTCCCTGGTGATCGTGCTGGCGTTCTCGCCGTTTTTTCTGGGCCAGACCAGCACCAATGAATACCTGCGCTCACTCGCCACGGTCCTGGCGATCACGCTGCTCGGGTCCTGGCTGCTCAGCGTGACAGTGACGCCGCTACTGTGCTGCTACTTCGCCAAGGCGCCCACCAGGGTGCAGTCCCACGGGCACTCGGACCATTACGATTCGAGGTTCTACCGGGGCTATCGTCGTCTGATCGGCGCGTTGCTGAATTACCCCAAGTGCTTTCTTGCCGGCATGCTGGGGCTGCTGGCGGCAGCGGTCGTCGTGCTGATGCACGTGCCCTATGACTTTTTGCCGAAGTCGGATCGCCTGCAGTTCCAGATTCCGCTCACGCTGGAGCCGGGCAGCAGTTCCAGCGCGACGTTGCAGGCGGTGCGGGAGATCAGTCGCTGGCTGAGCAGTGACCGTGATGTCCTGGACAGCATCGGTTATGTCGCCGGCGGTGGGCCGCGTATCGTTCTGGGGCTCAATCCGCCGCTGCCGGCCCCTGAGGTTGCCTACTTCACGGTCAGTGTTCGCGAAGGCGCCGACCTGGACGCGGTCATCGAGCGCACGCGCCGCTACCTGTTGAGCGAGCACCCGGAAGTCGAAGCACAGCCCAAGCGCTTTTCTATGGGCAGTACCGAGGCCGGCATGGTGATCTATCGGGTGATCGGTCCGGATGAAGCGGTGCTGCGCGAGGTCGCCGGCAAGCTCGAAGCGGCGTTGCTGGCTTTGCCCGGCACCGAGGACGTGCACAACGACTGGCGCACCCGTCTTTCGCGCTACACGGTGCAGGTCGACCCGTACAAGGCTCGGCTGGCCAACGTCGGCAGTACGGATATCGCCCAGGCCCTGCAATTGCGCAACGACGGGATCCAGGTGTCATCGTTGCAGGATGGCGAGACGGTGGTGCCGATCGTCGCCCGCGAGACCGGTTCGTCCGGACTGGATCTGGGCAGCACCCTGATCTTCCCGGCCAACGGTGCGGCGGCATTGCCCCTGTCCGCGATTGCGACGCTACGCAGCGAGTTCGAGCCCTCGACCCTTCAGCGCCGCAACCTGCAACGGGCGATCACCGTGGTGGGGCATAACCCGTCATTGACGGCCAGTTCGATTGTCGAGCGCCTGGCTCCCCAGGTGGCGGCCCTGAATCTGCCTGCCGGTTACCGGATCGAGCTGGGCGGGGAAATCGAAGATGCGGCGGCGGCCAACCAGGCCTTGCTGAAATACCTGCCGCACGCCCTGGTGGCGATCCTGCTGCTGTTCATCTGGCAGTTCAATTCGTTCCGCAAGTTGTTCATTGTCGTCGCCAGTGTGCCGTTCGTACTGATCGGCGTGGCCGTGGCGTTGCTGCTCACGGGGTACCCGTTCGGCTTCATGGCGACCTTCGGCCTGCTCTCGCTGGCCGGAATCATCGTCAACAACGCGGTGTTGCTGCTCGAACGCATCGAGGCACAGTCAACGGACGGTGTGTCACTGCATGACGCCGTGGTGATGGCCGCGGTGATGCGCCTGCGGCCCATCGTGATGACGAAGTTGACCTGCATCGTTGGCCTGGTGCCGCTGATGCTGTTCGCCGGCCCGCTCTGGAAAGGCATGGCGATCACCATCATGGGGGGGCTGGCGCTCGGTACCCTGGTGACGCTGGGGTTGGTGCCGGTGCTCTATACGTTGTTGTTTGGTCGTGTGAGGCCTGTGTCCAGCACCGACGCTTGA
- a CDS encoding efflux RND transporter periplasmic adaptor subunit, with amino-acid sequence MIPVILSSRGCATGPGVFGGLALLLCALALSGCFAKEPVVVPVKRAVKVEAVTEFQGHDAVFTGTVRQRQRAELAFEPGGQLVELFVEVGDTVKAGQVLASLDLQPARLRLQQARARLDASQSQAVERASNLLRQQRLFAAGSVSQGVLEQASESDQQAKAERRRAQADLALAQRELERSRLIAPFSGRVVSRRADRYAQVGAGQVVLELESAGDQQVVASLPVEAAAKLQPGDLALAYRADSSQTRFSLVLEGISPRAANGLTQLCIFKVRESSTALPSDLTVLVQLKPQTSPVLSIPERALWVGVDKPYVYVYLPTEQKVVRRPVSIVRVEEGRALLESGLERGEWVVTAGASFITDGQSVSVFQPTTRLIGN; translated from the coding sequence ATGATCCCTGTAATCCTGTCATCGCGTGGCTGCGCGACGGGCCCTGGCGTTTTCGGCGGGTTGGCTTTGCTGCTGTGTGCATTGGCGTTGTCGGGCTGCTTCGCAAAGGAGCCCGTGGTCGTTCCCGTCAAGCGAGCGGTCAAGGTCGAAGCGGTCACCGAGTTCCAGGGCCATGACGCGGTGTTCACCGGTACCGTGCGTCAACGTCAGCGTGCCGAGCTGGCTTTCGAGCCCGGTGGGCAACTGGTCGAGCTGTTCGTCGAGGTGGGGGACACGGTCAAGGCCGGGCAGGTATTGGCGAGCCTGGATCTGCAACCGGCACGGCTTCGCCTGCAGCAAGCCCGGGCAAGGCTGGACGCCAGCCAATCACAGGCGGTCGAGCGGGCCAGCAACCTGCTACGCCAACAACGTCTGTTCGCGGCGGGCAGCGTTTCGCAAGGCGTACTTGAGCAGGCAAGCGAGAGCGATCAGCAGGCGAAGGCCGAAAGGCGCCGGGCACAAGCCGATCTGGCCCTGGCCCAACGCGAACTCGAGCGCAGCCGGCTGATCGCACCGTTCTCCGGTCGTGTGGTGTCACGCCGGGCAGACCGTTATGCCCAGGTGGGGGCCGGGCAAGTGGTGCTGGAACTGGAGTCCGCCGGCGACCAGCAGGTCGTGGCGTCGTTACCCGTGGAGGCAGCGGCCAAACTCCAACCGGGCGATCTTGCCTTGGCCTATCGCGCCGATTCATCCCAGACGCGGTTCTCCCTGGTACTTGAGGGCATCTCGCCGAGGGCCGCCAACGGCCTGACGCAACTGTGCATCTTCAAGGTCCGGGAGTCGTCCACGGCCCTCCCCAGTGACCTCACGGTGCTGGTGCAATTGAAGCCTCAGACTTCACCTGTCCTGTCTATTCCCGAGCGGGCCCTGTGGGTGGGGGTGGACAAGCCTTATGTCTATGTCTACCTGCCCACGGAGCAGAAAGTCGTCCGCAGGCCGGTGTCGATCGTGAGGGTAGAGGAGGGGCGGGCGCTGCTCGAAAGCGGCCTGGAGCGAGGCGAATGGGTGGTCACCGCCGGAGCTTCGTTCATTACCGATGGCCAGTCGGTCAGCGTTTTCCAACCCACCACTCGCCTGATCGGGAACTGA
- a CDS encoding efflux transporter outer membrane subunit, whose translation MLTHTPLSKSIRRLPQRCCGLLLALAVAACSLAPDYQRPALAVPRQQGDSMVATPAAVVPATLYADEETLLAELAPDGQLRRQVLLALGFNRDFQLAGLRVLEARALYGVSDADRSPTLNVGLERDRQHFDNAAADERYGQDLSVTSLGVSDFELDFFGRVKNLSEAARHDYLATTLGQQAARRTLLIEIVRAYLLEQQAGARQADARRIAEARQGLLRMAQEQQREGALSADDVALSRGEVLRAQRQLQAAIAEHSRAAQALALLSGYGADWTAAPPVSDAALALAPSTPGWLVDLPSQRLLERFDVRQSEESLKAANANVGAARAAFFPAIRLSTGIGVASDSLGHLLNAGSGAWLFSPQVTLPLLDGGRSQANLDLAEVRRQIAVANYQKTVQAAFREVADVLTRRQQVLERLHSETDLHDLAQEQARRLSFAVAAGGADRGLLLTSTIRLAQAELAWRQSRYDALFNCLDIYRVLSGTDAAAPQSHPDTGASS comes from the coding sequence ATGCTGACCCATACGCCCTTGTCCAAGTCTATCCGACGTCTCCCACAGCGCTGTTGCGGGCTGCTGCTTGCCTTGGCGGTGGCGGCTTGTTCCCTGGCTCCAGACTACCAGCGACCGGCGCTGGCGGTGCCACGCCAGCAGGGTGACAGCATGGTTGCAACCCCCGCAGCGGTGGTGCCGGCGACCTTGTACGCCGATGAAGAGACCCTGTTGGCGGAGCTGGCACCGGATGGGCAACTGCGCCGACAGGTGCTGCTGGCGCTCGGTTTCAATCGTGATTTCCAGCTGGCGGGCCTGCGTGTGCTCGAAGCCCGGGCGCTGTACGGTGTCAGCGACGCCGACCGTAGTCCGACCTTGAACGTTGGCCTTGAGCGTGATCGTCAGCATTTCGACAACGCGGCGGCCGATGAGCGTTATGGCCAGGACCTGAGTGTCACCTCTCTCGGGGTCTCGGACTTCGAACTGGATTTCTTCGGCCGGGTGAAAAACCTCTCCGAGGCGGCTCGTCATGACTACCTGGCCACGACCCTGGGTCAGCAGGCGGCGCGCCGTACTTTGTTGATCGAGATCGTCCGCGCCTACCTGCTCGAACAGCAGGCTGGTGCCCGGCAGGCCGATGCCCGGCGTATCGCCGAGGCTCGCCAGGGGCTGCTGCGCATGGCCCAGGAGCAGCAACGCGAAGGGGCGTTGTCCGCCGATGATGTGGCGTTGAGCCGGGGCGAGGTGCTGCGCGCCCAACGCCAGTTGCAGGCGGCTATCGCCGAGCATTCGCGCGCTGCCCAGGCTCTTGCGCTGCTGAGCGGCTATGGGGCTGACTGGACGGCTGCACCGCCGGTCTCCGACGCGGCCCTGGCGCTGGCGCCGAGTACGCCCGGCTGGCTGGTCGACCTGCCGTCCCAGCGTTTGCTGGAGCGTTTCGACGTGCGCCAGAGCGAGGAGTCGCTCAAGGCCGCCAATGCCAATGTCGGTGCGGCCAGGGCGGCGTTCTTTCCGGCCATTCGGCTGAGCACGGGAATCGGCGTGGCGAGTGACAGCCTGGGGCATCTGCTCAATGCCGGGAGCGGCGCCTGGCTGTTCTCGCCCCAGGTGACGCTGCCCCTGCTCGATGGCGGGCGATCCCAGGCCAACCTGGATCTGGCCGAGGTGCGCCGGCAGATAGCCGTCGCTAACTACCAGAAGACCGTCCAGGCGGCCTTTCGTGAAGTCGCCGATGTCTTGACCCGGCGGCAGCAGGTGCTGGAGCGCCTGCACAGTGAAACCGACCTGCACGACCTGGCGCAGGAACAGGCCCGTCGCCTGTCCTTCGCGGTGGCGGCTGGCGGTGCCGATCGCGGCCTGTTGCTGACCTCCACCATCCGTCTGGCCCAGGCCGAACTGGCATGGAGGCAGTCCCGTTACGACGCGTTGTTCAATTGCCTGGACATCTATCGCGTGCTCAGTGGTACGGATGCCGCCGCACCTCAATCCCACCCTGATACCGGAGCCTCATCATGA
- a CDS encoding response regulator, whose translation MSGKRILVVEDHADSASILEAYLRRDGFEVALAEDGQRGIDLHRQWKPDLILLDIMLPKVSGTEVLSTVRRSSDTPVIMVTAMGDEPEKLGALRYGADDYVVKPYNPKEVVARVHAVLRRSNSSASNDRQLCYNRLRVDLEAFTASIDSVGAAPILLDLTPTEFKLLATLLATPAKAFTRDELLEICLPESDALARVVDTHVHNLRRKLEVHGIVDVLVTVRSIGYRFR comes from the coding sequence GTGTCAGGAAAACGTATTCTGGTCGTCGAGGACCATGCCGACAGCGCCAGTATTCTGGAGGCCTACCTGCGGCGCGATGGCTTCGAGGTCGCGCTGGCCGAAGACGGGCAACGCGGTATCGACCTGCACCGGCAATGGAAACCCGACCTGATCCTGCTCGATATCATGCTGCCGAAAGTCAGCGGCACCGAGGTGCTGTCCACGGTCCGCCGCAGCAGTGACACGCCGGTGATCATGGTCACCGCCATGGGCGACGAACCGGAAAAACTCGGTGCATTGCGCTACGGCGCCGACGACTATGTGGTCAAGCCCTACAACCCCAAGGAAGTGGTCGCCCGTGTCCATGCGGTGCTACGACGCTCGAACAGCAGCGCCAGCAATGACCGCCAGCTGTGCTACAACCGGTTGCGGGTGGACCTGGAGGCGTTCACCGCGTCCATCGACAGTGTCGGCGCCGCGCCGATCCTGCTCGACCTGACACCCACCGAATTCAAGCTGCTCGCGACCTTGCTGGCCACGCCAGCCAAGGCCTTTACCCGTGACGAACTGCTGGAAATCTGCCTGCCGGAGAGCGACGCCCTGGCCCGGGTCGTCGACACCCACGTGCACAATCTGCGGCGCAAGCTTGAAGTCCACGGGATCGTGGATGTGCTGGTGACCGTTCGTTCCATTGGCTACCGATTCAGGTGA
- a CDS encoding sensor histidine kinase, whose amino-acid sequence MKRVRLWHWVGLRMSLLAIGAVLAIAFAMWVHFTLADRAMLQTIPLPVQAEFQQLRADPQLNQARLWQILSEYYPIDNFLGGLGNSDWLLLWLLVAASIPLILLFGFLFSHPLSRQFSSIAQMARHVAQGDFSTRLPANEKAPDELQRLIGDFNSMTTQLQGYEQEVRESSAMIAHELRTPLNAALGRVQGMLDEVFPRDLNQLERVKRQLDQLNKLVDDLHLLSLAKAGQLVLDKTRFNLGQLVHERLSWFNTQLHSAGIEPEVLIPASLRLRADNGRMGQVINILIDNALRYATPGGELQISALTAGTSIILSVADRGPGIDPADVNNIFDRFWRAERSRARHSGGSGLGLSIAKAICAAHGGSIAVANRVGGGAVIRIEMPA is encoded by the coding sequence ATGAAAAGGGTCCGCCTGTGGCACTGGGTGGGCCTGCGCATGAGCCTGCTGGCCATCGGTGCGGTGCTGGCCATCGCCTTCGCCATGTGGGTGCATTTCACCCTGGCAGACCGGGCGATGCTGCAGACGATCCCGTTGCCTGTGCAAGCCGAATTCCAGCAACTGCGGGCCGACCCACAGCTCAACCAGGCCAGGCTCTGGCAGATCCTGAGCGAGTATTACCCGATCGACAACTTCCTGGGGGGCCTGGGCAACAGTGACTGGCTGTTGCTCTGGCTTTTGGTGGCGGCGTCCATTCCGCTCATCCTGCTGTTCGGCTTCCTGTTTTCACACCCGCTGTCACGGCAGTTTTCCTCCATCGCCCAAATGGCCCGTCATGTTGCCCAGGGCGACTTTTCGACCCGCCTGCCGGCCAATGAAAAGGCCCCCGACGAGCTTCAGCGCCTGATAGGCGACTTCAACAGCATGACCACCCAATTGCAGGGCTACGAACAGGAAGTGCGTGAGTCCAGCGCGATGATCGCCCACGAATTGCGCACACCCCTGAATGCCGCCCTGGGGCGTGTCCAGGGCATGCTGGACGAGGTCTTTCCCCGAGACCTCAACCAGTTGGAACGGGTCAAGCGCCAACTCGACCAGTTGAACAAACTGGTGGACGACCTGCACCTGCTGTCGCTGGCCAAGGCTGGCCAACTGGTGCTGGACAAGACCCGGTTCAACCTGGGCCAGCTCGTCCATGAACGCCTGAGCTGGTTCAACACGCAATTGCACAGCGCGGGCATCGAGCCCGAGGTGCTAATTCCCGCAAGCCTGCGGCTGCGAGCTGACAATGGACGCATGGGACAAGTCATCAACATCCTCATCGACAACGCCCTGCGTTACGCCACCCCAGGTGGCGAACTGCAGATCAGTGCGCTCACGGCCGGCACCTCGATCATCCTCAGCGTCGCCGACCGCGGCCCCGGCATCGATCCCGCAGACGTGAACAATATCTTCGACCGTTTCTGGCGGGCCGAGCGCTCCCGGGCCCGCCACAGCGGTGGCAGCGGCTTGGGCCTGTCGATCGCCAAGGCCATCTGCGCAGCGCATGGCGGCAGCATAGCCGTCGCCAATCGCGTCGGCGGCGGCGCGGTGATCCGGATCGAGATGCCAGCCTGA
- a CDS encoding Com family DNA-binding transcriptional regulator → MQMLKECRCGKCKRLLARVGGFTELQIKCSRCGTLNHVKAPSLERSPLSDMRAESSANNHSTQ, encoded by the coding sequence TTGCAGATGTTAAAAGAATGCAGATGCGGTAAGTGCAAAAGATTACTCGCCCGAGTGGGCGGGTTTACTGAGCTCCAGATTAAATGCTCCCGGTGCGGGACGTTGAATCATGTGAAGGCCCCGAGCCTTGAGCGATCGCCTTTGAGCGACATGAGAGCGGAATCCTCCGCGAACAATCATTCGACTCAATAG
- a CDS encoding IS3 family transposase (programmed frameshift) — MTDKRRTFDDSFKLQVVKMITDQGLAVSQVCRDLNLVDSAVRRWVQQYESEQLGQAGIGKPLTPEQQRIRQLEQENRQLKMDNDVPKKSYSLLCSRAEVTYRLVRQLQQKAYSVAHVCRLLSISRSGFYEANKRAQAPAPICPVTVQLKTSFSESGGCYGSRPLRKALRAKGMEIGLYKVRRLMRANGLRSAWKRKFVHTTDSNHDLPIAENVLNRQFKPDAMNKAWVADVTYIRTRSGWLYLAVVLDLFSRKIVGWSMAPNMPTELVCNAMQLAIAQRQPPPGLIAHSDRGSQYASTSYRALLERNGMQQSMSRKGNCWDNSVMERFFLSLKMERVWRRDYANHGEAIRDITEYIVGFYNNERLHSKLGYLPPTVYERAMVSKLPIEVSGIS; from the exons ATGACCGACAAGCGCAGGACATTCGACGACAGCTTCAAGCTGCAAGTCGTGAAAATGATCACGGACCAGGGGTTGGCCGTTTCACAGGTTTGCCGGGATCTCAATCTGGTCGATTCGGCGGTTCGACGCTGGGTCCAGCAGTATGAGTCGGAGCAATTGGGGCAAGCCGGGATTGGTAAGCCGCTGACACCTGAGCAGCAGCGTATTCGGCAGTTGGAGCAAGAGAACCGGCAGCTCAAGATGGACAACGATGTCC CTAAAAAAAGCTACAGCCTTCTTTGCTCGCGAGCTGAGGTGACCTACCGACTGGTTCGACAGCTGCAACAGAAGGCTTATTCAGTGGCTCACGTCTGCCGGCTGCTGAGCATCAGCCGTTCTGGCTTTTACGAGGCCAACAAACGCGCCCAAGCGCCGGCACCGATTTGCCCAGTCACGGTACAGCTCAAGACCTCGTTTAGCGAAAGTGGCGGCTGCTACGGCAGTCGCCCATTGCGTAAAGCCCTGCGCGCCAAGGGGATGGAGATAGGCCTTTATAAAGTCCGCCGCTTGATGCGAGCCAATGGTCTGCGCTCGGCCTGGAAGCGCAAATTTGTGCACACGACTGATAGCAATCACGATCTGCCGATCGCCGAGAATGTGCTGAATCGCCAGTTCAAGCCCGATGCGATGAACAAAGCGTGGGTGGCGGATGTGACCTACATCCGGACTCGCAGTGGCTGGCTGTACCTGGCCGTGGTGCTGGACTTGTTCTCGCGCAAGATCGTGGGCTGGTCCATGGCCCCGAACATGCCTACCGAGCTGGTATGCAACGCCATGCAACTGGCTATTGCCCAGCGCCAGCCGCCACCGGGACTGATCGCCCATTCGGATAGGGGCAGCCAATATGCAAGCACGAGCTACAGAGCGTTGCTGGAGCGAAATGGCATGCAACAGAGCATGAGTCGCAAAGGTAACTGCTGGGACAACTCAGTGATGGAGCGCTTCTTCCTGAGCTTGAAAATGGAGCGGGTGTGGCGGCGCGATTACGCCAACCATGGTGAGGCCATACGTGACATCACCGAGTACATCGTTGGTTTTTACAACAACGAACGGCTGCACTCGAAACTGGGATATCTGCCACCGACCGTTTACGAGCGGGCGATGGTGTCGAAATTACCTATCGAGGTGTCCGGAATTAGTTGA
- a CDS encoding LysR family transcriptional regulator, whose translation MIRFDDLALFVRSAALGSFSNAAREVDLLPGQVSAAIRRLERELDICLFARSTRSLRLTAEGERYLPYARGVLETLREGHEQLHVERLELQGTLQMSVSSDLGRNLLSPWLIEFRRLHPRLTLRLSVSDQISDVFRDPIDVAIRYGQLNDASFVALPLAENRRVLVAAPSYLEAHGRPRSLDDLAGHNCLCYVLQGRYYDKWAFYQAGQRREVSVTGTLLSDDADVVRHWALAGEGIIYKAWLEVRADIAAGRLELLLPEYHGENTRLQLVCPHRRQISASVQALYQFLQRKFRELDQAGPVLPP comes from the coding sequence ATGATCCGATTCGACGACTTGGCGCTTTTTGTCCGCTCCGCCGCCCTGGGCAGCTTCTCCAATGCCGCCCGCGAGGTCGACCTGCTGCCCGGGCAGGTCAGCGCGGCGATCCGGCGGCTGGAGCGTGAGCTGGATATCTGCCTGTTTGCCCGTTCGACCCGCAGCCTGCGCCTGACTGCCGAAGGCGAACGTTATCTGCCGTATGCGCGGGGTGTGCTGGAGACCTTGCGCGAAGGGCACGAGCAATTGCACGTCGAACGCCTGGAATTGCAGGGGACCTTGCAGATGTCGGTGTCTTCCGACCTGGGGCGCAACCTGCTGTCGCCGTGGTTGATCGAGTTTCGTCGATTGCATCCCCGGTTGACCTTGCGGCTGTCGGTGTCGGACCAGATTTCCGACGTCTTCCGGGATCCGATCGATGTCGCGATACGCTACGGTCAACTCAATGATGCGAGTTTCGTCGCCTTGCCCCTGGCAGAAAATCGTCGGGTGCTGGTGGCGGCCCCTTCCTATCTGGAGGCGCATGGGCGACCGCGCAGCCTCGATGACCTGGCCGGGCACAACTGCCTCTGTTACGTGCTGCAGGGCCGCTATTACGACAAGTGGGCGTTTTACCAGGCGGGTCAGCGCCGGGAGGTCTCGGTGACGGGAACCTTGCTCAGTGATGACGCCGATGTCGTGCGGCATTGGGCGCTGGCGGGCGAGGGCATCATCTACAAGGCCTGGCTGGAGGTGCGGGCCGACATCGCAGCCGGGCGCCTGGAGCTGTTGTTGCCCGAGTACCATGGCGAGAACACCCGATTGCAACTGGTGTGCCCGCATCGCCGACAAATCTCCGCATCGGTGCAGGCTTTGTACCAGTTTCTCCAGAGAAAATTCCGCGAGCTGGATCAGGCGGGGCCTGTGCTGCCGCCCTGA
- the nfsB gene encoding oxygen-insensitive NAD(P)H nitroreductase: MNLAHITAQRYTTKAFDASKRIPQAAIDELLTLLRNAPSSVNSQPSHFIVASTAEGKARLAKGAEGRFAYNEPKIMNASHVIALCTRTGMNDAHLDKILQQEQEAGRFASDTARSGQQQIRSGFVDLHRYEQKDLQHWMEKQTYLALGSLLLGAATLGIDATPMEGFDARAVDAELDLHAQGLTCVVLVCLGYRSDSDFNASLPKSRLPQDYLFTHLA, encoded by the coding sequence ATGAATCTCGCGCACATTACCGCCCAGCGCTACACCACCAAGGCCTTCGACGCCTCGAAACGTATCCCCCAGGCCGCTATCGACGAACTGCTGACCCTGCTGCGCAACGCGCCTTCATCGGTCAACTCGCAGCCTTCGCACTTCATCGTGGCCTCGACCGCCGAGGGCAAGGCGCGCCTGGCCAAGGGCGCCGAAGGACGCTTTGCCTACAACGAACCGAAGATCATGAATGCCTCCCACGTGATTGCTCTGTGCACCCGTACGGGCATGAACGATGCCCATCTGGACAAGATACTGCAGCAGGAACAGGAAGCTGGACGCTTTGCCAGTGATACCGCCAGGAGCGGTCAGCAGCAGATCCGCTCGGGCTTCGTCGACCTGCATCGCTACGAGCAGAAGGACCTGCAGCACTGGATGGAGAAACAGACCTATCTGGCCCTCGGCAGCCTGCTGCTCGGTGCCGCGACGCTGGGTATCGATGCCACGCCGATGGAAGGCTTCGACGCCAGGGCGGTGGATGCCGAACTGGACCTGCATGCGCAAGGCCTCACCTGCGTGGTGCTGGTCTGCCTGGGTTACCGCAGCGACAGCGATTTCAATGCCAGCCTGCCGAAGTCACGCCTGCCGCAAGACTATCTGTTCACTCACCTGGCCTGA